The window TTCCGAAACCGGCAGCGGAAGGGGAAGACCCAGGCGGACCGGCCGGAGATCCGGCGCCCCTCGGTCTATCTGGTCCAACAGACGGCGAGGATCGAATGGGATGGCGAGACCCTGACCGTTACGATCCCGGTCTCCCCCCGGGATCCGGGGCCCATTATCCTTACTTTTCGCCCTCATCACAAGTATCGTCGGCTGCTGGATGAATGGAAAGCAGGGCGGGCGCGGATGGGGGAGCCGACGCTCACGGCCCATTCCCTCTCCATCCCCCTCAAGTTCCCGGATCCCATCCCCTATGAGCCGGAGGGGGTGATCGGGATCGACAGCAATGAAGGGAACCTCACGGCCTTTGTGACCTCCACCGGCGAGATCCGGGAGATCGACACCGGTTATGTGGGGAAGGTCAACCGGGACCATCTGCGACGAGAGATCAAAGGGACGAGAGGGAAGCACAACCCGAAGGCCAAGAAGAAGATCGCCTCCAAACACCGAAGGATTCGCCGGGAGAAGACGGAGAACTTCTGGCATCATCTGGCCCTGGCGCTGATCGCCTGGGCGCTGGGGATGCGGGCGGCCCTGGTGCTGGAGGACCTTCGGGGGATGAAGGAGCGGATCGGGGAGGGGAAGTCCAGGAGGATGCGGCAGCGTTTGCTCAACTTCTGGAGCATTATGACTTTCCATCGCATTCTGGTTCACAAGGCGAGGTTTTATGGGGTTCCGGTGATTTGGGTGGATCCGCAGAACACGTCTCGGGCGTGTCCGGTATGCGGCAAAGTGAATGAAAGGCTAAGGGGACACGTCCTGGCGTGCCCCTGCGGGGTGAGGATGGGCCGTCACGAGGCGGCGGCGGTGAACATCGCCCGCAGGGGGGTGGAATTCCTCGGGGGCCTGGGCCCTCGGGGCAGGGGTCGGTGGGCGACCCCGGTGGCCGGTCCTCTGGCCTCGGGCTAAAACCCGAAGCCACGACCGGAATGCGCAGAAAACTGCGTAAGTCCTATCTCTGCTTTGAGGTAAAATCCTTCAAGTGGCCGGAGGGCTCCGGCTGTCCACGGATCTGATCTCCGCACAGGAGGGAGCCTCGATGGGGAACCTGGAGGGCCGTGTGGCGGTGGTGACCGGAGCCTCACGGGGGCTGGGGCGGGCCATCGCCCTGGAGCTGGCCCGGCGGGGCGCCCGGGTTGTGGTGAACTACCGGCAGAACGAGGCCGCCGCCCGCGAGGTGGTGGAGGCCATCCGGGCCGCCGGCGGGGAAGCCATCGCCGTGCAGGCCGACGTCAGCCGCTATGAGGAAGCCGAGCGTCTGATCCGCGCTGCCCTGGAGGCCTTCGGCCGCGTGGACATCCTGGTCAACAACGCGGGGGCTACCCGGGATAACCTGCTGGCCCTGATGAAAGAGGAGGACTGGGATTTCATCCTGGCCACCAACCTGAAAAGCGCCTTCAACTGCACCAAGGCCGCCCTGCGGCCGATGATGCGGCAGCGCTACGGGCGCATCATCAACATCACCTCCATCGCCGGCCTGGTGGGCAACGCCGGTCAGACCAACTACGCCGCCGCCAAGGCCGGCCTCATCGGCTTCACGAAATCCCTGGCCAAAGAGGTGGGCTCCCGCAACATCACCGTCAACGCCGTGGCCCCCGGCCTGATCCCTACGGACCTGACAGAGCCCCTGCCCCAGGAGTTCAAGGAGGCGGCCCTGCGGATGACCCCCCTGGGGCGCCTGGGGACGCCGGAGGATGTGGCCTACGCGGTGGCCTTCCTGGCCTCCGACGAGGCGGCCTTCATCACCGGCCATGTCCTCACCGTGGACGGCGGGATGACATGCGTATGAGCGGACAGGGAGAACCGGGAATGGGTGGGGTGGAGGAGCACGCGCCGATCCCCGGCCGTGTCATCGTCGCCCCCGAGGTGCTGCGAACCATCGTCCGGCAGGCCGCCCTGCAGGTCCCCGGGGTCGCGCGCCTGGCCCCGATGCGGGTCGGGCCCTGGCCCCTCGCCGAAGGGGTCCGTCTGACGGTGGTGGAAGATCGGGTGCGGGTGGACGTCGCCCTGGTGGTGCGTCCGGAGGCCCGCTTCCGCGAGGTCGCCCGACAGGTCCAGGAGGAGGTGGCCCGGGCCCTTCGGGACCTGACCGGCCTGGAGGTCGAGGCGGTCAACATCCTGATCGCGGACGTGGAGGTGGAAGCCCGTGGCCCGTCGACCGCCTCCGGCTCGGAAGAACGACCCTGAAGGAGGCGCCCGGGAGGGCGGGGGGATCCCGCTGCTGCGGCGGGCCCGCATGGTGGCCCTGCAAGCCCTTTATGAGATCGACGCCGCCGGCCACCCGCCCGGCGAGGTCCTCGCGACCCGCTTCCAGGCGGAGCCCTTGCCCGCCGAGGCTCGCGCCTTCGTCCAGGAGATCGTCACCGGGGTCCTCGCCCACCGCGAGGAGATCGACCGGCTGATCCAGCGCTACGCCCCGGCGTGGCCGGTGGCCCAGATGGCCATCATCGACCGCAACATCCTGCGCATGGCCATCTTTGAATTCGTCATCGCCCGGCGCACGAGCCCGGCGGTGGCCATCAATGAGGCCGTGGAGCTGGGGAAGCTCTTCGGCTCCGACAGCACCCCGCGCTTCGTCAACGGCGTGCTGGGCAGCATCGCCGATGAGATCGAAGGGGGAGATGGGAGCGGGGCCTGAGGAGGACATGCCATGGAAAGCCTGTTCGGCATCGGCCCGATGGAGCTGGCCTTCATCTTCCTGCTGGCCTTCATCCTGCTGGGGCCACGGGATCTCCCGCGTCTGGCTTATCAGCTGGGGCGCTGGGCCCGACAGGCCCAGCTCCTCTATGCGGAGTTCCGACGGGAGTGGGAGGCGGAGGTCCAGGAGGTCGCCCGGGAGGTAGAGCAGGCCGCCACAACGCCCCCCGAGACCTTCCTCCCGCCAACCGTCGCCACCTATCAGCTGCCTCCCTCCTCGGGGATCACCCATGCGGACCCCTCGTCTTCGGAGCCCGGGGAAGGCCGTTAAGCCCCGAAAGGTGGATCAGCCCCGGCCGCTGCTGGAGCATCTGGAGGAGCTGCGCCAGCGGCTGCTGCGGAGCCTGGTCGCCCTGGGGATCGGCACCGGGGTGGGGTTGCTCATCGCGGACCGGGTGATCGACGTCCTGGCGGCGCCGGTGGGCGGGCGGGCCGGGCTGGTCTCGGTGGACGTCACGGAGAGCATCGCCGCCTATATGCGCGTGGCCCTGCTCTCCGGGTTCACCCTGTCCTTCCCCTACATCGTCTATCAGATCCTCGCCTTCATCTACGTAGGGTTGCTCCCCCACGAACGACGGATCGTCCTCCTCCTGGTGCCCCTGGCCACCATGCTCTTCGTGGGAGGCGCCGCCTTCACGTATTTCGTGATGATGCCGGTGGCCATCCCCTTCCTCACCACCTTCGCCGGCATCCGGACCCAGCCCCGGCCCTCCACGTATCTCACCTTTGTGGTCTCCCTGATGTTCTGGCTGGGCTTGAGCTTCGAGATGCCGCTTGTGGCCTTCGCCCTGGCCAAGGCCCGCCTCATCACCGCCCGCCAGCTGCTGCGCGGGTGGCGTTTCGCCGTGCTGGCCATCGCCGTCCTCGCCGCCGCCATCACGCCCACGGTGGACCCGGTCAACATGAGCATCGTGATGTTGCCGCTGCTCGGGCTTTACCTGCTCAGCGTGCTGCTGGCTGCCCTGGCATAACGCATGCGCTTCATCCCGCTTCGGAGGGAGCATCATGGCCGATCGCATCCGCGTGATCATCATGGGCGCCGCCGGAAGGGATTTCCACAATTTCAACGTCTTCTTCCGGGACAACCCGGATTACGAGGTGGTGGCCTTCACGGCCGCCCAGATCCCGAACATCGAAGGGCGCCGGTATCCGCCCGAGCTGGCCGGCCCCCTGTATCCCGAGGGCATCCCCATCCGCCCCGAGGAGGAGCTCCCGGAGCTCATCCGCCGCTTTCGGGTCGATCGCGTGGTCTTCGCCTACAGCGACGTCAGCCACGAGTATGTGATGCATCGGGCCAGCATCGCCCACGCGGCCGGGGCGGATTTCTGGCTGATGGGCCCCCGCGCCACCCAGCTGAAATCCCGCAAACCCGTGGTCTCCATCGGCGCGGTGCGCACCGGCAGCGGCAAAAGCCCCACCACCCGCCGGGTGGCCCGGCTGCTGCGGGAGCTCGGCTGGCGTCCGGTCATCGTGCGCCACCCGATGCCCTACGGCGACCTGCGCAAACAGGTCGTGCAGCGCTTCGCCTCCTTCGAGGACCTGGATCGCTACGAGTGCACCATCGAGGAACGGGAGGAATACGAGCCTCATCTGGCCAACGGCTTCATCGTCTACGCGGGGGTGGACTACGAGCGGATCCTGCGGGCGGCGGAGGAGGAGGGGGATCTGATTCTCTGGGACGGGGGGAACAACGACTTCCCCTTCTTCGTCCCCGACCTCCACATCGTGGTGGCGGATCCCCACCGCCCGGGCCACGAGCTGCGCTACCATCCCGGCGAGGCCAACCTGCGCATGGCCGACGTGGTGGTGATCAACAAGATCGACACCGCCTCCCCGGAGGCCATCCATCAGGTCCGGGAGAACGTCCGGCAGGTCAACCCCCGGGCGGTCCTCATCGAGGCCGCCATGCCCATCTTCGTGGAGGAACCCAACGCCATCCGCGGCCGGCGGGTCCTGGTGGTGGAGGACGGGCCCACCCTCACCCACGGGGAGATGGCCTACGGGGCGGGGATGGTCGCCGCCCGCCGCTTCGGGGCGGCGGAGATCCTGGACCCCCGGCCTTACGCGGTGGGCAGCATCCGGGAGGTCTACCAGCGCTATCCCCAGACCGGGCCGGTGCTCCCGGCCATGGGCTACGGCGCCGCGCAGATCCGCGAGCTGGAGGAGACCATCAACCGGGCTCCCTGCGACCTCGTGCTAACGGCCACGCCGGTGGATCTGACCCGCATCCTGCGGGTGCGTCATCCCGTGCTCCGGGTGCGCTACGAGATCCAGGAGATCGGCCGCCCCACCCTGGCCGACGTGCTGATGGAGCGCCTGGGGCGCGGCCCGCAGCCGCCGGATTCTGGTGCAGGCCGGAATTGAATCCCGGGTTGCGGGGAACATCCCGATCATCGCCCCCTCAGCCCGGTGTCCCTTCCGGTTCGCCGCGCCGGGCCAGCAGGATGCTTCCCCGCAACGCCTCCTCCAGCCCGGGGGGAAGATCTGGACCCGTTAGCAAGAGGTCCAGGGCCACCTCCAGACGGCGAGAGAAGAAGAAAAAATAGGGCTTCATGGCTTCCAGGTGGTTTCCGGAGATCTCCCGCACCCGAAGCAGCAGATCCACATCGCTGGTCCCGGTGGCCGTCCCGGTCGCCAGGGAGCCGATCAGCCGCATCTCCAGGAGCTCCGGGAAGGCCTCCAGCGCCTCGGCGGCCGCCTCCCGCAACCGTCGGAGGAGCTCATCCCGATCCAGGGAGATGGCTTTCACAGAACCGGAGGATTCGATCCGCCGCACGAAGCGTCTCCCGGGCCTGGGTTTCCGTGAAGTAATCCGCGGGCTTGCCGGAGGGGAAGCCGTTCGGATAACGAGGCGGGATGTAATAAAGGTCCAGCAATCGGGCATCATCCAGGATCTCAGGGGGAACTTCAATCCGCTGTCCGATCCACTTCAGCATCTCGGTCAGGGAATGTCCCCACAGCGTCAGGCCCAGCGCGAGCCCCAGCGCCTTGACGACCTTCCCCGCGGACTGCTGGAGCGTGAAACACGCCCATTCGTAGTATCCATACTGAGTGTCCAGGAGCGCCCATTCGCGATCCCGCTTCCCCTGCTCATACCAGTCCTTCCAGCGGCTGGCCATGGATCCCCCGCGGGGAGCGAATCCTTCGCCGGGAATTATGCCGGACCGTCCGGTGCAGGGCCCAGGAATCCTCCCCAGCCTTCCCTCTCCTGCCGATCCCATCCCGCTTCCCTGGCAAACGGCCTCGAGCCCCGGAGGAGCGAGCTCCCGTCCGGCGAAGGAGTCCGCACGGATCTGTTATCCCCGCATTTGACGGGGCTTCCCCCACCCCTCTAAAATGATGAGCGAAGCGATCGCTTTGCCGCCGGTCTGAGCGGGCTCAAGCGGATCTTCACGATAGACCCCCCCGATCCAGCGGGAGGGATGGGAAGGTGAGCGGGATGCGGTATTACATCCACACCTTCGGCTGCCAGATGAACGTGGCCGACAGCGAGCGGCTGGCCTCGGCCCTGGAGAAGCTTGGCTATCAGATGGCCGAGCGGCCGGAGCAGGCCGACGTGCTGGTCGTCAACACCTGCGTCGTCCGCCGGTCGGCCGAGGAGAAGGCCTACGGGTGGCTCCACATGGTCCGGCCCCTCAAGGAGCGGCGGCCGGACCGCGTGGTGGCGGTCATGGGCTGTCTGGTGGGCGTGAAGGGCAACGAGGGGCTGCGCCGGGCCTTCCCCTGGGTGGACGTCTTCATGCCCCCGGCGGACCCCCGGCCGCTGGTGGAGTTCCTGGCCCGGCGGGTCGATGAGGGCCGGGCGGTGGAGGACCTGGAGCGCATGGTCCGCTACGCGCTCCAGGACGAGGAGCTGGTGCTGCCCCTCTCGGAGCGGGGCCGCAAGGTGACGGCCTACGTGCCGGTGGTCCACGGCTGCTCCTTCGGTTGCACCTTCTGCATCATCCCCTACCGCCGCGGCCCGGAGCGCAGCCGCCCGGTGGGCCAGGTGGTGGCCGAGGTGCGCGCCCTGGCCGAGCAGGGCGTCCGGGAGGTCACCTTGCTGGGCCAGATCGTCGACCGCTACGGGAAGGACATCCCCGACGGCCCGGACCTGGCGGACCTGCTGCGGGCGGTCCATGAGGTGGAGGGCATCCAGCGCATCCGCTTCCTCACCTCCCATCCCAGCTTCATGACCGACCGGATCATCGAGGCGGTGGCGGAGCTGCCCAAGGTCTGCGAGCACATCGAGATCCCGGTTCAGGCGGGCAACGATGAGGTGCTGGCCCGCATGCGCCGGGGCTACACCGTGGCCGACTACAAGCGCGTGGTGGAGAAGATCCGCCGGCGCATCCCCAACGCCTCCATCGCCACGGACATCATCGTCGGCTTCTGCGGCGAAACCGAGGAGCAGTTCATGGACACCTACCGGCTGGTGGAGGAGCTGGAGTTCGACGTGGTGCACATCGCCAAATACTCCCCCCGGCCGGGGACGGTGGCCTGGCGCACCATGGCCGACGACGTGCCGCCCGAGGAGAAAGAGCGCCGCTTCCGCATGCTGGAGGAGCTTTACGAGCGGATCTCCCGCCGCAAGAACGAGGCCCTCATCGGGCAGACGGTGGAGATCCTGGTGGAGGACCGCAACGAGAAGGGCAAGTGGTTCGGGCGGACCCGCAACAACAAGCTGGTCTTCTTCGAGGACGGCGACCGCGACTGGCGAGGGCAGCTGGTCTCCGTCCGCATCACCGCCGCCGGCCCCTGGTCCCTCCAGGGAGTCCCCGTGGAGCCCAGTCTGGAGCCCGGTCGATCCCCACGCTGAAACCCCCGGCCTTCTCCGGCATCTTCGAAAACGAAGGGGCCGGACCGCGGATCCGGCCCCTTTTCCCCAGGACCCTTATCCTCCGTTCGCGCTACAATGAAGGAGCCAGCGTCTGCAAGGTGAATCTACCCCCCTGAGCCTCAGGAGGCTAAATGCGAGCGCTGTATGAGGCCATCCTGCGGGCGTATGAGGAAGACCGGCCGGTGGCGCTGTGCACCGTGATCCGGGCCCGCGGCTCCGTCCCCCGCCACGAGGCCGCCAAAATGCTCGTCCACCCCGACGGCCGGATCCAGGGGACCATCGGAGGCGGGGAGATGGAAGCGCGAGTGATCCAGGAGGCGCTCCACGTTATTCAGGAGGGACATCCTCGGCTGGTCCGTTACACCCTCTCCGACCCCCTACAGGGCGACCCCGGGGTCTGCGGCGGGGAGGTGGAGATCTTCATCGAACCCCTCCTGCCACCCGCGGTGCTGATCATCGGGGCCGGACACGTCGGCCGGGCCCTCGCCCACCTGGCCAAATGGCTGGGCTTCCGCGTCCTGGTCAGCGATGACCGGCCGGAGCTCTGCACCCCGGAATGGATCCCCGAGGCGGACCGCTTCTTCGTGGGGCCGCCCGAAGAGGTCCTCCCCCAGGCCCCGATTCACCATCAGACTTACATTGTCCTCACCACCCGGAACCATCCCCTGGACGTGCGGATCCTCCCGCTGATCCTGGATTCCCCGGCGCCCTACATCGGGGTGATCGGCTCCCGGCGGCGCTGGCTGCTGACGGCCAAGGCCCTGATGGAACGCGGCATCCCCCTGGAGCGCCTGGCCCGGGTGCGCTCGCCCGTAGGCCTGGAGCTCCGGGCGGAAACGCCGGAGGAGATCGCCGTC is drawn from Thermoflexus hugenholtzii and contains these coding sequences:
- a CDS encoding transposase, producing MPTVCLRFRFEEHPRIRALMEACTDIQRQAVDYALENGKTATFTIIKALYPSLRAQHPDLHSNLIYGAIRSGARIVHGFRNRQRKGKTQADRPEIRRPSVYLVQQTARIEWDGETLTVTIPVSPRDPGPIILTFRPHHKYRRLLDEWKAGRARMGEPTLTAHSLSIPLKFPDPIPYEPEGVIGIDSNEGNLTAFVTSTGEIREIDTGYVGKVNRDHLRREIKGTRGKHNPKAKKKIASKHRRIRREKTENFWHHLALALIAWALGMRAALVLEDLRGMKERIGEGKSRRMRQRLLNFWSIMTFHRILVHKARFYGVPVIWVDPQNTSRACPVCGKVNERLRGHVLACPCGVRMGRHEAAAVNIARRGVEFLGGLGPRGRGRWATPVAGPLASG
- the fabG gene encoding 3-oxoacyl-[acyl-carrier-protein] reductase codes for the protein MGNLEGRVAVVTGASRGLGRAIALELARRGARVVVNYRQNEAAAREVVEAIRAAGGEAIAVQADVSRYEEAERLIRAALEAFGRVDILVNNAGATRDNLLALMKEEDWDFILATNLKSAFNCTKAALRPMMRQRYGRIINITSIAGLVGNAGQTNYAAAKAGLIGFTKSLAKEVGSRNITVNAVAPGLIPTDLTEPLPQEFKEAALRMTPLGRLGTPEDVAYAVAFLASDEAAFITGHVLTVDGGMTCV
- a CDS encoding Asp23/Gls24 family envelope stress response protein produces the protein MGGVEEHAPIPGRVIVAPEVLRTIVRQAALQVPGVARLAPMRVGPWPLAEGVRLTVVEDRVRVDVALVVRPEARFREVARQVQEEVARALRDLTGLEVEAVNILIADVEVEARGPSTASGSEERP
- the nusB gene encoding transcription antitermination factor NusB; its protein translation is MARRPPPARKNDPEGGAREGGGIPLLRRARMVALQALYEIDAAGHPPGEVLATRFQAEPLPAEARAFVQEIVTGVLAHREEIDRLIQRYAPAWPVAQMAIIDRNILRMAIFEFVIARRTSPAVAINEAVELGKLFGSDSTPRFVNGVLGSIADEIEGGDGSGA
- the tatC gene encoding twin-arginine translocase subunit TatC → MRTPRLRSPGKAVKPRKVDQPRPLLEHLEELRQRLLRSLVALGIGTGVGLLIADRVIDVLAAPVGGRAGLVSVDVTESIAAYMRVALLSGFTLSFPYIVYQILAFIYVGLLPHERRIVLLLVPLATMLFVGGAAFTYFVMMPVAIPFLTTFAGIRTQPRPSTYLTFVVSLMFWLGLSFEMPLVAFALAKARLITARQLLRGWRFAVLAIAVLAAAITPTVDPVNMSIVMLPLLGLYLLSVLLAALA
- a CDS encoding cyclic 2,3-diphosphoglycerate synthase, which gives rise to MADRIRVIIMGAAGRDFHNFNVFFRDNPDYEVVAFTAAQIPNIEGRRYPPELAGPLYPEGIPIRPEEELPELIRRFRVDRVVFAYSDVSHEYVMHRASIAHAAGADFWLMGPRATQLKSRKPVVSIGAVRTGSGKSPTTRRVARLLRELGWRPVIVRHPMPYGDLRKQVVQRFASFEDLDRYECTIEEREEYEPHLANGFIVYAGVDYERILRAAEEEGDLILWDGGNNDFPFFVPDLHIVVADPHRPGHELRYHPGEANLRMADVVVINKIDTASPEAIHQVRENVRQVNPRAVLIEAAMPIFVEEPNAIRGRRVLVVEDGPTLTHGEMAYGAGMVAARRFGAAEILDPRPYAVGSIREVYQRYPQTGPVLPAMGYGAAQIRELEETINRAPCDLVLTATPVDLTRILRVRHPVLRVRYEIQEIGRPTLADVLMERLGRGPQPPDSGAGRN
- a CDS encoding nucleotidyltransferase domain-containing protein gives rise to the protein MRRIESSGSVKAISLDRDELLRRLREAAAEALEAFPELLEMRLIGSLATGTATGTSDVDLLLRVREISGNHLEAMKPYFFFFSRRLEVALDLLLTGPDLPPGLEEALRGSILLARRGEPEGTPG
- a CDS encoding HEPN domain-containing protein, with translation MASRWKDWYEQGKRDREWALLDTQYGYYEWACFTLQQSAGKVVKALGLALGLTLWGHSLTEMLKWIGQRIEVPPEILDDARLLDLYYIPPRYPNGFPSGKPADYFTETQARETLRAADRILRFCESHLPGSG
- the miaB gene encoding tRNA (N6-isopentenyl adenosine(37)-C2)-methylthiotransferase MiaB, which produces MRYYIHTFGCQMNVADSERLASALEKLGYQMAERPEQADVLVVNTCVVRRSAEEKAYGWLHMVRPLKERRPDRVVAVMGCLVGVKGNEGLRRAFPWVDVFMPPADPRPLVEFLARRVDEGRAVEDLERMVRYALQDEELVLPLSERGRKVTAYVPVVHGCSFGCTFCIIPYRRGPERSRPVGQVVAEVRALAEQGVREVTLLGQIVDRYGKDIPDGPDLADLLRAVHEVEGIQRIRFLTSHPSFMTDRIIEAVAELPKVCEHIEIPVQAGNDEVLARMRRGYTVADYKRVVEKIRRRIPNASIATDIIVGFCGETEEQFMDTYRLVEELEFDVVHIAKYSPRPGTVAWRTMADDVPPEEKERRFRMLEELYERISRRKNEALIGQTVEILVEDRNEKGKWFGRTRNNKLVFFEDGDRDWRGQLVSVRITAAGPWSLQGVPVEPSLEPGRSPR
- a CDS encoding XdhC family protein, whose translation is MRALYEAILRAYEEDRPVALCTVIRARGSVPRHEAAKMLVHPDGRIQGTIGGGEMEARVIQEALHVIQEGHPRLVRYTLSDPLQGDPGVCGGEVEIFIEPLLPPAVLIIGAGHVGRALAHLAKWLGFRVLVSDDRPELCTPEWIPEADRFFVGPPEEVLPQAPIHHQTYIVLTTRNHPLDVRILPLILDSPAPYIGVIGSRRRWLLTAKALMERGIPLERLARVRSPVGLELRAETPEEIAVSIMAEIIAVRRGGSGAPMTADIRELLREAIPG